One part of the Streptomyces lydicus genome encodes these proteins:
- a CDS encoding homoserine dehydrogenase: protein MMRTRPLKVALLGCGVVGSEVARIMTTHADDLAARIGAPVELAGIAVRRPDRVRDGVPAELVTTDATALVKRGDIDVVIEVIGGIEPARTLITTAFEHGASVVSANKALVAADGAALHAAAEANGADLYYEAAVAGAIPLVRPLRESLAGDKVNRVLGIVNGTTNFILDKMDSTGAGYSEALDEATALGYAEADPTADVEGFDAAAKAAILAGIAFHTRVTIDDVYREGLTEVTAADMASARRMGCTVKLLAICERAADGASVTARVHPAMIPLTHPLASVREAYNAVFIEADAAGQLMFYGPGAGGSPTASAVLGDLVAVCRNKLAGATGPGESAYTALPVSPMGEVVTRYHISLDVADKPGVLAQVATVFAEHGVSIDTVRQQGKDGEADLVVVTHRATDAALTSTVGALRELDTVRGVASIMRVEGE, encoded by the coding sequence ATGATGCGTACGCGTCCGCTGAAGGTGGCGCTCCTGGGCTGTGGTGTTGTCGGCTCAGAGGTGGCGCGCATCATGACGACGCACGCGGACGACCTCGCCGCCCGGATCGGCGCGCCCGTCGAGCTCGCCGGGATCGCCGTACGCCGCCCCGACAGGGTGCGCGACGGCGTCCCGGCCGAGCTGGTCACCACCGATGCGACCGCGCTGGTCAAACGCGGTGACATCGACGTCGTGATCGAGGTCATCGGCGGCATCGAGCCGGCCCGTACGCTCATCACCACCGCCTTCGAGCACGGCGCGAGCGTGGTCTCCGCCAACAAGGCGCTGGTCGCGGCCGACGGCGCGGCGCTGCACGCGGCGGCCGAGGCCAACGGCGCGGACCTCTACTACGAGGCGGCCGTCGCGGGCGCGATCCCGCTGGTGCGGCCGCTGCGCGAGTCGCTGGCCGGCGACAAGGTCAACCGGGTCCTCGGCATCGTGAACGGGACCACCAACTTCATCCTCGACAAGATGGATTCGACCGGCGCCGGCTACAGCGAGGCGCTCGACGAGGCGACCGCCCTCGGGTACGCGGAGGCCGATCCGACCGCCGACGTCGAGGGGTTCGACGCCGCCGCCAAGGCCGCGATCCTGGCCGGTATCGCCTTCCACACCCGGGTCACCATCGACGACGTGTACCGCGAGGGCCTGACGGAGGTCACCGCCGCCGACATGGCCTCCGCCCGGCGGATGGGCTGCACCGTCAAGCTGCTGGCCATCTGCGAGCGGGCCGCGGACGGTGCCTCGGTCACCGCGCGGGTGCACCCCGCGATGATCCCGCTGACGCATCCGCTCGCCTCCGTCCGCGAGGCGTACAACGCGGTCTTCATCGAGGCCGACGCGGCCGGCCAGCTCATGTTCTACGGGCCGGGCGCGGGCGGCTCGCCGACCGCCTCCGCGGTCCTCGGCGACCTCGTCGCGGTGTGCCGCAACAAGCTCGCCGGTGCCACCGGGCCGGGGGAGTCGGCGTACACCGCGTTGCCCGTCAGCCCCATGGGCGAGGTCGTCACGCGGTACCACATCAGTCTCGACGTGGCCGACAAGCCCGGCGTACTTGCGCAGGTCGCGACGGTCTTCGCCGAACACGGCGTATCGATCGATACGGTCCGTCAGCAGGGCAAGGACGGAGAGGCGGACCTCGTCGTGGTCACCCACCGGGCGACCGACGCGGCCCTCACGTCGACCGTCGGGGCACTGCGCGAGCTGGACACCGTCCGCGGTGTCGCCAGCATCATGCGGGTCGAAGGGGAGTAA
- a CDS encoding FtsW/RodA/SpoVE family cell cycle protein — translation MTATAGAPATARPADTPPPLPLLPRRRGVELALLVGAVLISVCGYAVVGLATHHALPGGAVRYGAGLGGLALLAHLAVRLRAPYADPLLLPTAVLLNGLGLVLIFRLDLETPGDHAAPTQLMWSTVGVMLFIAVVLLLGDHRVLQRYAYVCAALALLLMAAPILFPAVNGAKIWVRAAGFSIQPGEFAKVLITVFFAAYLAANHTALAHVGRRVVGLQLPAGRVLGPIVAIWLISVAVLVLERDLGTSLLFFGVFVVLLYVATGRTGWIAVGLLLAVVGAAAVGTLEPHVHGRVEDWQHPFAGIAEGRGPGQLAQSLFAFAAGGMLGTGLGQGHSALIGFAMKSDFILATFGEELGLAGLTALFLLYALLVARGYRAALGLDDPFGSLLGVGLAVLPALQVFVIAGGVMGLIPLTGMAMPFLAQGGSSVVTNWIIIALLVRLSDRARSPRPATPAPAHRRRPAPPPTAPAQGAGR, via the coding sequence ATGACGGCAACGGCCGGGGCGCCTGCCACCGCGCGCCCCGCGGACACTCCCCCACCCCTGCCGCTCCTGCCCCGGCGCCGCGGCGTCGAACTGGCCCTCCTCGTGGGCGCCGTGCTGATCAGCGTCTGCGGGTACGCCGTCGTGGGACTGGCCACCCACCACGCCCTCCCCGGCGGCGCGGTCCGCTACGGCGCGGGGCTCGGCGGGCTCGCCCTGCTCGCCCACCTCGCCGTCCGGCTGCGCGCCCCGTACGCCGATCCGCTCCTGCTGCCCACCGCCGTGCTCCTCAACGGCCTCGGGCTGGTGCTGATCTTCCGGCTCGACCTGGAGACGCCCGGCGACCACGCGGCGCCCACCCAGCTGATGTGGTCGACGGTCGGCGTCATGCTCTTCATCGCGGTGGTCCTGCTGCTGGGCGACCACCGCGTGCTGCAGCGGTACGCGTATGTGTGCGCCGCGCTCGCGCTGCTCCTGATGGCGGCTCCGATCCTCTTTCCCGCCGTCAACGGGGCGAAGATCTGGGTCCGGGCCGCCGGATTCTCCATCCAGCCGGGCGAGTTCGCCAAGGTGCTGATCACCGTCTTCTTCGCGGCCTATCTCGCCGCCAACCACACCGCGCTGGCGCACGTCGGCCGCCGGGTGGTGGGGCTGCAGCTGCCGGCCGGCCGGGTGCTGGGGCCGATCGTCGCGATCTGGCTGATCAGCGTGGCCGTCCTCGTCCTGGAGCGCGACCTGGGCACCTCGCTGCTGTTCTTCGGGGTCTTCGTCGTGCTGCTGTACGTGGCGACCGGGCGGACCGGCTGGATCGCGGTCGGGCTGTTGCTGGCGGTCGTCGGGGCCGCGGCCGTCGGCACGCTGGAGCCGCATGTGCACGGCCGGGTCGAGGACTGGCAGCACCCGTTCGCCGGCATCGCGGAGGGCAGGGGGCCGGGGCAGCTGGCCCAGTCGCTCTTCGCCTTCGCCGCGGGCGGGATGCTCGGCACCGGGCTCGGCCAGGGCCACTCGGCCCTGATCGGCTTCGCCATGAAGTCCGACTTCATCCTGGCGACCTTCGGCGAGGAGCTGGGACTGGCCGGGCTCACCGCGCTGTTCCTGCTCTACGCGCTGCTGGTGGCCCGCGGCTACCGGGCCGCGCTCGGGCTGGACGACCCGTTCGGCAGCCTGCTGGGCGTCGGGCTGGCGGTGCTTCCCGCGCTCCAGGTCTTCGTGATCGCGGGCGGGGTGATGGGGCTGATCCCGCTGACGGGGATGGCGATGCCGTTCCTCGCGCAGGGCGGCTCGTCCGTCGTCACGAACTGGATCATCATCGCGCTGCTGGTGCGGCTCAGCGACCGGGCGCGGAGCCCGCGGCCGGCGACGCCCGCCCCGGCACACCGGCGGCGCCCGGCACCCCCGCCGACCGCCCCCGCCCAGGGGGCGGGGCGGTGA
- the thrC gene encoding threonine synthase: MSANSTVTTTSRQWRGIIEEYRDRLPVSDTTEVVTLREGGTPLVPAQVLSERTGCEVHLKVEGANPTGSFKDRGMTMAITRAKEEGAKAVICASTGNTSASAAAYAVRAGMVCAVLVPQGKIALGKMGQALVHGAKILQIDGNFDDCLTLARGLSDNYPVALVNSVNPVRIEGQKTAAFEIVDMLDDAPDIHVLPVGNAGNITAYWKGYQEYAADGIATRTPRMWGFQASGSAPLVRGEVVKDPHTIATAIRIGNPASWSHAERARDESGGFIDAVTDRQILAAYRLLAAQEGVFVEPASAASVAGLLKAAEEGKVDPGQRIVCTVTGNGLKDPDWAVAGAPQPVTVPIDADAAAERLGLA, from the coding sequence ATGTCTGCGAATTCCACCGTGACCACCACGAGCCGTCAGTGGCGCGGAATCATCGAGGAATACCGTGACCGGCTGCCGGTCAGCGACACGACCGAGGTCGTCACCCTCCGGGAGGGCGGCACTCCCCTCGTCCCGGCCCAGGTGCTCTCCGAGCGCACCGGCTGTGAGGTGCATCTCAAGGTCGAGGGCGCCAACCCCACCGGGTCCTTCAAGGACCGCGGGATGACGATGGCCATCACGCGCGCCAAGGAGGAGGGCGCCAAGGCCGTCATCTGCGCCTCCACCGGCAACACCTCCGCCTCGGCCGCCGCCTACGCGGTCCGGGCCGGCATGGTCTGCGCGGTGCTCGTCCCGCAGGGCAAGATCGCGCTCGGCAAGATGGGCCAGGCGCTGGTCCACGGCGCGAAGATCCTGCAGATCGACGGGAATTTCGACGACTGCCTGACGCTGGCCCGCGGCCTGTCCGACAACTACCCGGTCGCACTTGTGAACTCCGTCAATCCGGTGCGTATCGAGGGCCAGAAGACCGCCGCCTTCGAAATCGTCGACATGCTCGACGACGCGCCGGACATCCACGTGCTGCCCGTCGGCAACGCCGGCAACATCACCGCGTACTGGAAGGGCTACCAGGAGTACGCGGCGGACGGCATCGCCACCCGCACCCCCCGCATGTGGGGCTTCCAGGCGTCCGGCAGCGCCCCGCTGGTGCGCGGCGAGGTCGTCAAGGACCCGCACACCATCGCCACCGCGATCCGCATCGGCAACCCCGCCTCGTGGTCGCACGCGGAGCGCGCCCGGGACGAGTCCGGCGGCTTCATCGACGCCGTGACCGACCGTCAAATCCTCGCCGCCTACCGGCTGTTGGCCGCGCAGGAGGGCGTCTTTGTGGAGCCCGCCTCGGCCGCTTCGGTGGCCGGTCTGCTCAAGGCCGCCGAGGAGGGCAAGGTCGACCCGGGCCAGCGCATCGTCTGCACGGTCACCGGCAACGGCCTCAAGGACCCGGACTGGGCGGTGGCCGGTGCGCCGCAGCCGGTGACGGTCCCGATCGACGCGGACGCCGCGGCCGAGCGCCTCGGCCTCGCCTAG
- a CDS encoding response regulator: MSGRILVVDDNKVIRQLIRVNLELEGFEVVTAADGAECLDVVHHVRPDVVTLDVVMPRLNGLHTAARLRSDPRTWDIPIAIVSACTQGEVDNGATVGVDAFLAKPFEPTELVRTVGKLVREGRQRGRGPEGGAQEKDGGGEDGESDRAGAGMVDAGGDAGPVARPGG; the protein is encoded by the coding sequence TTGTCCGGTCGGATCCTGGTTGTCGATGACAACAAGGTGATCCGGCAGTTGATCAGGGTCAACCTCGAGCTGGAGGGCTTCGAGGTCGTGACCGCGGCTGATGGTGCCGAGTGTCTGGACGTCGTGCACCACGTGAGACCGGACGTCGTGACCCTGGACGTCGTGATGCCGCGGCTGAACGGTCTGCACACCGCGGCGCGGCTGCGCTCCGACCCGCGGACGTGGGACATCCCGATCGCCATCGTCAGCGCGTGCACCCAGGGCGAGGTGGACAACGGCGCGACGGTGGGCGTGGACGCGTTCCTTGCCAAGCCGTTCGAGCCGACCGAGCTGGTGCGGACCGTGGGGAAGCTGGTGCGTGAGGGCCGGCAGCGGGGGCGCGGGCCCGAGGGTGGGGCGCAGGAGAAGGACGGCGGCGGCGAGGACGGGGAGAGCGACCGGGCCGGCGCGGGAATGGTCGACGCGGGAGGGGACGCGGGGCCGGTGGCCCGGCCCGGGGGATGA
- a CDS encoding HD domain-containing protein — MTDTPPSAPARLSLAEVEALARRAHAGQTDKAGRPYAEHLAAVAAGVRERGGSDEQIAAAWLHDAVEDAALSAEWLAGAALSEATKAMVLAVTKRAGEPLAEYTARILATPGALLVKESDLAHNADPARLAVLDAPTRDRLTAKYARVRGLLGLA; from the coding sequence ATGACCGACACTCCCCCGTCCGCTCCCGCGCGGCTGTCCCTGGCCGAGGTCGAGGCGCTGGCCCGGCGCGCCCACGCGGGTCAGACCGACAAGGCGGGCCGCCCGTACGCCGAGCATCTGGCCGCGGTGGCGGCGGGGGTGCGCGAACGGGGCGGGAGCGACGAGCAGATCGCGGCGGCCTGGCTGCACGACGCCGTCGAGGACGCGGCGCTGAGCGCGGAGTGGCTGGCCGGCGCGGCGCTGAGCGAGGCCACCAAGGCGATGGTCCTGGCGGTGACCAAACGGGCGGGTGAGCCGCTGGCGGAGTACACCGCGCGCATCCTGGCCACGCCGGGCGCGCTGCTGGTCAAGGAGTCCGACCTGGCCCACAACGCCGATCCGGCCCGGCTGGCGGTGCTGGACGCGCCGACCCGGGACCGGCTGACCGCGAAGTACGCCCGGGTGCGGGGCCTGTTGGGCCTGGCCTGA
- a CDS encoding cytochrome P450 — protein sequence MSVMTTLRSRILAWAGRMYLARTQRKGFDLSRMSFLPESVLMPLRRDGLNPVGELASVREREPISKLPVPIAANVWLVTGYDEVKQVLGKANAFSSDFTNLVGKAGAGAEQNPGGLGFADPPVHTRLRRLLTPEFTMRRLGRLTPRIHEIVEERLDAMEEAGRNGEPVDIVHSFALPIPSLVICELLGVPYEDRADFERLSAARFDLFSGANASFGAISESLSYFRDIVKKQRADPGDGLLGMIVKEHGDSVSDEELAGLADGVLTGGFETTASMLALGALVLLQDPKHFAALNDGDDVVDRYVEELLRYLTVVQVAFPRFAREDLEIGGVQITAGDVVLCSLSGADRDGKLGPEMEQFDPSRNVPSHLAFGYGIHRCVGAELARMELRAAYPALVRRFPAMRLAAKPEELEFRKLSIVYGIESLPVRLDG from the coding sequence ATGAGCGTCATGACGACCCTCCGTTCCCGGATCCTCGCCTGGGCCGGCCGTATGTATCTGGCGAGAACCCAGAGGAAAGGCTTCGACCTGTCTCGAATGTCTTTCTTGCCCGAGTCTGTCCTGATGCCCTTGCGGCGCGACGGCCTCAACCCGGTGGGTGAGCTGGCTTCCGTCCGGGAGCGGGAGCCCATCAGCAAGCTTCCGGTGCCGATAGCCGCCAACGTCTGGCTGGTCACCGGCTACGACGAGGTCAAGCAGGTGCTCGGAAAGGCCAATGCCTTCAGTTCCGACTTCACCAACCTCGTCGGCAAGGCCGGTGCCGGCGCCGAACAGAATCCCGGCGGCCTGGGATTCGCCGACCCGCCCGTTCACACCCGCCTCCGCCGGCTCCTCACCCCCGAATTCACCATGCGCCGCCTCGGCCGGCTCACCCCGCGCATCCACGAGATCGTCGAGGAGCGCCTCGACGCCATGGAAGAGGCGGGCCGGAACGGCGAACCGGTGGACATCGTCCACTCCTTCGCGCTGCCCATCCCCTCCCTCGTCATTTGCGAACTCCTGGGCGTCCCTTACGAGGACCGGGCCGATTTCGAGCGGCTGAGCGCGGCGCGCTTCGATCTCTTCAGCGGCGCCAACGCCTCCTTCGGAGCCATATCCGAATCGCTCTCCTATTTCCGGGACATCGTCAAGAAGCAGCGGGCGGACCCGGGCGACGGACTGCTCGGCATGATCGTCAAGGAACACGGCGACTCGGTCTCCGACGAGGAACTGGCCGGGCTGGCCGACGGCGTGCTGACCGGCGGTTTCGAGACCACCGCCAGCATGCTCGCGCTCGGCGCCCTGGTCCTCCTCCAGGACCCCAAGCACTTCGCGGCCCTCAACGACGGCGACGACGTCGTCGACCGCTACGTCGAGGAACTGCTGCGCTACCTGACCGTCGTCCAGGTCGCCTTCCCGCGCTTCGCCCGCGAGGACCTGGAGATCGGCGGGGTCCAGATCACCGCCGGGGACGTGGTGCTCTGCTCGCTCAGCGGCGCGGACCGGGACGGCAAACTGGGCCCGGAGATGGAGCAGTTCGACCCCTCCCGCAACGTCCCCTCGCACCTGGCCTTCGGCTACGGCATCCACCGCTGCGTGGGCGCCGAACTCGCCCGGATGGAACTGCGCGCCGCCTATCCCGCCCTGGTCCGCCGCTTCCCCGCCATGCGCCTGGCTGCCAAGCCGGAAGAGCTGGAATTCCGCAAGCTGTCGATCGTCTACGGCATCGAGTCACTCCCGGTCCGGCTCGACGGCTGA
- a CDS encoding penicillin-binding transpeptidase domain-containing protein, with product MIRCIRHTAAFSFLLLVALLVNAARVQVVEAERYGANPADRRVAIARYAKPRGAVLVDGRPVTGSRDSGGRLRYERTYTDGPLYAPVTGFSSQTYGTSLLERAEDGILSGADDRLTAFPWWDRLTRTHRRGGDVHTTINARMQRAAFAGLGGKKGAVAAVEPRTGRILALVSSPSYEPGVLSGNGAAVDEAWRGLNGAARRPMLNRALQETYPPGSTFKVVTAAAALESGRITDIDAPTDAPDPYTLPGTATRLGNAAKDCEDAPLRYAFRASCNTVFARLGTELGLRTMAATARRFGFDDDRLRIPSPVAPSTFDTRMDRAQLALSAIGQYDTAATPLQMAMVAAVVANGGQLAPPYLVDKVTDAGGVMVAAGPHRPARQVVGPATAQQLQELMTDVVEHGSGRRAALKGVTVGGKTGTAQHGVRNEGMPYAWFISWAREKDGYEPAVAVAVVVEDAAADRADISGGGDAAPIARAVMAAALRRGPGR from the coding sequence GTGATCCGGTGCATCCGGCACACCGCCGCGTTCTCCTTCCTGCTGCTGGTCGCCCTGCTGGTCAACGCCGCCCGGGTGCAGGTCGTCGAGGCGGAGCGCTACGGCGCGAACCCGGCCGACCGGCGGGTGGCGATCGCCCGTTACGCGAAGCCGCGGGGCGCCGTGCTGGTGGACGGCAGGCCGGTCACCGGGTCGCGGGACAGCGGCGGGCGGCTGCGCTACGAACGCACCTACACCGACGGCCCGCTGTACGCCCCGGTCACCGGGTTCTCCTCGCAGACCTACGGCACCTCGCTGCTGGAGCGGGCCGAGGACGGCATCCTCTCCGGCGCGGACGACCGGCTGACCGCCTTCCCCTGGTGGGACCGGCTGACCCGCACCCACCGCCGGGGCGGCGACGTCCACACCACGATCAACGCCCGGATGCAGCGCGCCGCGTTCGCGGGACTGGGCGGCAAGAAGGGCGCGGTGGCCGCGGTCGAGCCGCGCACCGGGCGGATCCTGGCGCTGGTCAGCTCGCCGTCGTACGAGCCGGGCGTGCTGTCCGGCAACGGCGCGGCGGTGGACGAGGCGTGGCGCGGGCTGAACGGTGCCGCGCGCCGGCCGATGCTCAACCGGGCGCTGCAGGAAACCTATCCGCCCGGCTCCACGTTCAAGGTCGTCACCGCGGCGGCCGCGCTGGAGAGCGGCCGGATCACCGACATCGACGCCCCTACGGACGCGCCCGACCCGTACACCCTGCCCGGTACCGCCACCCGGCTCGGCAACGCGGCCAAGGACTGCGAGGACGCCCCGCTCCGCTATGCCTTCCGGGCCTCGTGCAACACCGTCTTCGCGCGCCTGGGGACCGAGCTGGGGCTGCGCACCATGGCCGCCACGGCCCGCAGGTTCGGCTTCGACGACGACCGGCTGCGCATCCCGTCCCCGGTGGCGCCCAGCACCTTCGACACCCGGATGGACCGCGCGCAGCTCGCCCTGTCCGCCATCGGGCAGTACGACACCGCCGCCACCCCGCTCCAGATGGCGATGGTGGCGGCGGTGGTCGCCAACGGGGGGCAGCTGGCCCCGCCGTACCTCGTCGACAAGGTGACCGATGCCGGGGGCGTCATGGTGGCCGCCGGCCCGCACCGGCCCGCCCGCCAGGTGGTCGGGCCGGCCACCGCGCAGCAGCTCCAGGAGCTGATGACCGACGTCGTCGAGCACGGCAGCGGCCGGCGCGCCGCCCTCAAGGGGGTGACGGTCGGCGGCAAGACGGGCACCGCCCAGCACGGGGTGCGCAACGAGGGCATGCCGTATGCCTGGTTCATCTCCTGGGCGCGGGAGAAGGACGGCTACGAGCCCGCGGTCGCGGTGGCCGTGGTCGTCGAGGACGCGGCGGCCGACCGCGCGGACATCAGCGGCGGCGGCGACGCGGCGCCGATCGCCCGGGCGGTGATGGCGGCGGCGTTGCGGCGCGGGCCGGGGCGGTAG
- the nrtL gene encoding ArgS-related anticodon-binding protein NrtL, with protein sequence MTPAELSRTVLRSVRGAVEERELSVPVPARIVVQPPPRPGCGDYASNVALQLAKPAGRPAREVAEILRKRLAGTAGIDRVEIAGPGFLNFTLGDGALVALVRDVLAQGAAYGDRSAADWPATGRASAGRPGTGARAAVVGEALERIGAAAGRTGRAGGPPALVPVPDDLATLTARLGTDETRWILLRPAAHDPVRVPERPVQREGNPRFRVQYAHARTRALVRNAGDLGFTGEPGDVGAPAAAGSGAEFRPAPASAHALHTLLATHPSVVEAAARLRAPDRLVRHLEATADAFFRWHDDCPPLPVGEQKPLAVHRARLALAEATGTVLANGLRLLGISAPEHL encoded by the coding sequence GTGACCCCCGCCGAGCTCTCCCGTACCGTCCTGCGCTCCGTGCGCGGTGCCGTCGAGGAGCGAGAGCTCTCCGTGCCCGTGCCGGCGCGGATCGTGGTGCAGCCGCCGCCGCGGCCCGGGTGCGGGGACTACGCCTCCAACGTCGCGTTGCAGCTCGCCAAGCCCGCCGGCCGGCCCGCCCGGGAGGTCGCCGAGATTCTGCGCAAGCGGCTGGCGGGGACCGCCGGGATCGACCGTGTGGAGATCGCCGGGCCGGGTTTTCTGAACTTCACGCTGGGCGACGGGGCGCTGGTCGCGCTCGTACGGGACGTGCTGGCGCAGGGGGCGGCGTACGGGGACCGGAGCGCGGCGGACTGGCCGGCCACCGGCCGCGCCTCCGCCGGGCGGCCCGGTACGGGTGCCCGCGCGGCCGTGGTCGGCGAGGCGCTGGAGCGGATCGGGGCGGCGGCCGGGCGGACCGGCCGGGCCGGCGGACCCCCCGCGCTCGTCCCCGTCCCCGACGACCTCGCCACCCTCACCGCCCGGCTCGGTACCGACGAGACCCGGTGGATCCTGCTGCGGCCCGCCGCCCACGATCCGGTCCGGGTGCCCGAGCGGCCCGTGCAGCGGGAGGGCAACCCGCGGTTCCGGGTGCAGTACGCCCATGCGCGGACCCGGGCGCTGGTGCGCAACGCGGGCGATCTCGGGTTCACGGGCGAGCCCGGGGACGTCGGGGCGCCGGCGGCCGCCGGGAGCGGTGCGGAGTTCCGGCCCGCGCCCGCCTCGGCGCACGCACTGCACACCCTTCTCGCCACCCATCCCTCCGTCGTCGAGGCCGCCGCGCGGTTGCGGGCACCGGACCGCCTGGTGCGGCACCTGGAGGCGACCGCGGACGCGTTCTTCCGGTGGCACGACGACTGTCCGCCGCTGCCCGTCGGGGAGCAGAAACCCTTGGCCGTGCACCGCGCCCGGCTGGCCCTCGCCGAGGCCACCGGAACGGTGCTCGCCAACGGCCTGCGTCTGCTCGGCATCTCCGCTCCCGAACACCTCTGA
- the lysA gene encoding diaminopimelate decarboxylase, which translates to MSRSAHPAGPRHADVLPEGHYAGPPADLNTLDPRVWSRTVRRNADGVVTVGGLDVTSLAEEFGTPAYFLDEDDFRTRCRSWKDAFGPDADVFYAGKAFLSRAVVRWLHEEGLNLDVCSGGELATALDAGMPAERIALHGNNKSTEEITRAVEAGVGRIVLDSFQEIVRVAHIAEKLGKRQRVQIRVTVGVEAHTHEFIATAHEDQKFGIALAGGTSQSEVGGGPAAEAVRRALKLDGLELIGIHSHIGSQIFDMAGFEVSARRVVQLLTHVRDEHGIELPEIDLGGGLGIAYTSDDDPREPHEIAKALNEIVSKECAAAGLRVPRLSVEPGRAIVGPTAFTLYEVGTVKELEGLRTYVSVDGGMSDNIRTALYDAEYSVALASRTSDAEPMLSRVVGKHCESGDIVVRDAFLPSDVAPGDLLAVPATGAYCRAMANNYNHALRPPVVTVKDGEARVIVRRETEEDLLRLDVG; encoded by the coding sequence ATGAGTCGTTCCGCGCACCCCGCCGGGCCCCGGCATGCCGACGTGCTGCCCGAGGGGCACTACGCCGGGCCGCCCGCCGACCTCAACACCCTTGACCCGCGCGTCTGGTCCCGTACGGTCCGGCGCAACGCCGACGGCGTGGTCACCGTCGGAGGGCTGGACGTCACCTCGCTCGCCGAGGAGTTCGGCACCCCGGCCTACTTCCTGGACGAGGACGACTTCCGGACCCGCTGCCGGTCCTGGAAGGACGCCTTCGGACCGGACGCCGACGTCTTCTACGCCGGCAAGGCGTTCCTGTCCCGGGCCGTCGTGCGCTGGCTGCACGAGGAGGGACTGAATCTCGACGTCTGCTCCGGCGGCGAGCTGGCGACCGCGCTGGACGCCGGCATGCCCGCCGAGCGGATCGCGCTGCACGGCAACAACAAGAGCACCGAGGAGATCACCCGGGCCGTCGAGGCCGGGGTGGGCCGCATCGTGCTCGACTCCTTCCAGGAGATCGTGCGGGTCGCCCACATCGCGGAGAAGCTCGGCAAGCGGCAGCGCGTGCAGATCCGGGTGACGGTCGGTGTGGAGGCGCACACGCACGAGTTCATCGCGACCGCGCACGAGGACCAGAAGTTCGGCATCGCGCTCGCCGGGGGCACCTCCCAGTCGGAGGTCGGGGGCGGGCCGGCGGCCGAGGCCGTGCGCCGCGCCCTGAAGCTGGACGGCCTGGAACTCATCGGCATCCACAGCCACATCGGCTCGCAGATCTTCGACATGGCCGGTTTCGAGGTGTCCGCCCGGCGCGTGGTGCAGCTGCTGACCCACGTACGCGACGAGCACGGCATCGAGCTGCCCGAGATCGACCTCGGCGGCGGCCTCGGCATCGCGTACACCTCGGACGACGACCCGCGCGAGCCGCACGAGATCGCCAAGGCGCTGAACGAGATCGTCAGCAAGGAGTGCGCCGCCGCCGGGCTGCGCGTGCCGCGGCTGTCGGTCGAGCCGGGCCGGGCGATCGTCGGCCCCACCGCCTTCACGCTCTACGAGGTGGGCACGGTCAAGGAGCTGGAGGGGCTGCGGACGTACGTGTCCGTGGACGGCGGGATGTCGGACAACATCCGCACCGCGCTCTACGACGCGGAGTACAGCGTGGCCCTGGCGTCGCGGACGTCCGACGCCGAGCCGATGCTCTCGCGGGTGGTCGGCAAGCACTGCGAGAGCGGCGACATCGTCGTCCGCGACGCCTTCCTGCCGTCCGACGTGGCGCCGGGGGACCTGCTCGCGGTGCCGGCCACCGGGGCGTACTGCCGGGCCATGGCGAACAACTACAACCACGCGCTGCGACCGCCGGTCGTGACCGTCAAGGACGGCGAGGCCAGGGTGATCGTCCGGCGTGAGACGGAGGAAGATCTCCTGCGGTTGGATGTCGGGTAG